A region of the Calditrichota bacterium genome:
ATGAAGAAATTGTTGAGGTACAAAAAAAATTAAAAAGTTACCGCCACGCAGGTACCCTTACCCAACTCGCTCTCGATTTTTATTCTCCCATTGTGCGCCAGTACAATCCACTGGCAAATGGAAAGTCCTAAGCCGCTACCGCCCAATTGGCGAGAGCGGGATTTGTCTACCCGATAAAAACGATCGAATAAATGCGGTAGGTCTTGTGAAGAAATTCCGATT
Encoded here:
- a CDS encoding GHKL domain-containing protein, with protein sequence SRLVQLFLNLVDNAVKYTPDNGKIRLSLYQQNHNAVVEIKDTGIGISSQDLPHLFDRFYRVDKSRSRQLGGSGLGLSICQWIVLAHNGRIKIESELGKGTCVAVTF